In Longimicrobium sp., the following proteins share a genomic window:
- a CDS encoding folylpolyglutamate synthase/dihydrofolate synthase family protein, protein MTPDDPAAWLFARTSGGIRWGLERTEELLARADHPHRRFASVHVAGTNGKGSVSALCESALRAAHPGRTIGLYTSPHLVSFRERIRIGGRAVDADLLAACEARLRPAIERTEATFFEATTALAFLCFAEAGVDLAVVEVGLGGRLDSTNVIDPLAVAVTNVARDHTEYLGESLEEIAAEKAGVFKPGVPAITAETAPGPLDVLRRRAAEIGSPLTELDRAARIADVSLSLEGTRFRLESERWGSREVRIPLIGAHQARNAALAAELLGLLPDDVRPGWEAIEREFAEVRWAGRMQVERIRGGTWIFDVAHNPAGVQALCDTLDQVAFDHPLIVIAAILADKEWDEMLPPLLARADAAILTTAPTAPEGRRWDPEHVARSLDAQIPIRVIPDLPAALMRAETMAPYGTALVTGSVHTVGDALAELGIPIV, encoded by the coding sequence GTGACGCCCGACGATCCCGCCGCCTGGCTGTTCGCCCGCACCTCGGGCGGCATCCGCTGGGGGCTGGAACGGACGGAAGAACTGCTCGCCCGTGCGGACCATCCGCACCGGCGATTCGCTTCCGTGCACGTGGCGGGCACCAACGGCAAGGGCTCGGTATCGGCGCTGTGCGAATCCGCCCTGCGCGCCGCGCACCCGGGGCGGACGATCGGCCTCTACACCTCGCCCCACCTGGTGTCGTTCCGTGAGCGTATCCGCATCGGCGGGAGGGCTGTGGACGCGGACCTGCTGGCCGCGTGCGAGGCCCGGCTGCGTCCCGCCATCGAGCGGACGGAGGCCACCTTCTTCGAGGCCACCACGGCGCTCGCCTTTCTCTGCTTCGCCGAGGCGGGCGTGGACCTGGCCGTGGTGGAGGTCGGGCTGGGCGGGCGGCTCGATTCAACGAACGTAATCGACCCGCTTGCCGTCGCCGTCACCAACGTGGCGCGCGACCACACGGAGTACCTGGGCGAGTCGCTGGAAGAGATCGCGGCGGAGAAGGCGGGCGTCTTCAAGCCCGGCGTCCCCGCGATCACGGCGGAAACGGCGCCGGGGCCGCTGGATGTGCTGCGCCGGCGCGCGGCGGAGATCGGTTCGCCGCTGACGGAGCTGGACCGCGCGGCGCGCATCGCCGACGTCTCCCTCTCGCTCGAAGGAACCCGGTTCCGCCTGGAGTCGGAGCGCTGGGGGAGCCGCGAGGTTCGCATTCCGCTGATCGGGGCGCACCAGGCGCGGAATGCGGCGCTCGCGGCGGAACTGCTGGGACTCCTACCCGATGACGTCCGTCCTGGATGGGAGGCGATCGAGCGGGAGTTCGCGGAGGTGCGCTGGGCGGGGCGGATGCAGGTGGAGCGCATCCGTGGCGGCACGTGGATCTTCGACGTGGCGCACAACCCGGCGGGCGTGCAGGCGCTCTGCGATACGCTGGACCAGGTCGCGTTCGACCACCCGCTGATCGTGATCGCCGCGATCCTCGCGGACAAGGAGTGGGACGAGATGCTGCCGCCGCTGCTCGCCCGCGCGGACGCCGCCATCCTCACCACCGCGCCTACCGCGCCCGAGGGCCGCCGGTGGGACCCGGAGCACGTCGCGCGTTCGCTGGACGCGCAGATCCCCATCCGCGTGATCCCCGACCTTCCCGCCGCCCTGATGCGCGCAGAAACCAT